The DNA window attacatatttattatgaaaaatcttGAATAACCTAGTCAATTActtgacattaattttatttacttacttgtAGTTCCAAAAACTTGAAGCTTTAATCGTGTCATTTTTGGTAATTAGCGAAAACTTTTTGGATTATCCtttttaaacaaatagatattcgtaaggaatgacattatatctACATGTAAGGAGTTCGTAAGGCATGCATAGGTAcagcattatatattataatataattgtgaccgttctttaaatttacaatatattgagAATTTAAATGTTGACTTAGTTttgacaatataattatatcgcgAAACTTAGAAAAAGTATACGGTATGTCAAAAATGTAAGTAAGAGAATTGGTGACATCACTGCTGCACCACTTTTTGTACCAAGAACATTTGGTGAGTTCTCCTAATCGTTACCAAATCGCCGTGCGTTATcccttgtaaatatattacttctTTCTGGAAAATCTAAGATTAAATGAATTACCTACTATGGCTTACGTAGTAGCgattgataaatatatgtagaatTGTACTGCATACTACATTGTAATAATTCATGgctaatacttttgtttttattgttaagccATGTGCAATTGTctcataaaattgatttaagaaACACTATGTGAAAAGTCcagataattgtaatatttttttatttaaactgtatttgaacttttgaaatatttttgtactctGTATGCACACGTCAGTTTGaaagtaaatatgtattaaacgaTCTGGTGAAGGTAATTAAAATGCAGTaacaataattctaataatggacaattatttatcaatttcattTTGCAAGTGATGTGGCCGACATAATGTGGAAAATAATACCAAATTCCAGCTGCATACTTGAGCCAGAAGAGCTGCGttacttaaaacaattattagctaaaaacatatgtaattgtaaaatttgtaaagGTTACGAAAAATCAttggaaaatattatagattaccATGACAAGCAAAATCAAGTGACAGAACAATGTTTTGTCAAAGAAATATCTAGAGCTGTATCAGCTCAAAAATTTCATCAAGTCCCATCTCTACACAACACTCTCTGTCCGGGGTGTTATATGGCCTTAAATTTAAGTCGTCAAAAAGATGTTAAGATTTTTAAAGATGAGGAAATTGAAACCAAGACAGAAATGTTTAGTTGTGACAAATCAACCGAGAAAGCGTATAACGTTGCTGAGAAATCTACTTCAGATACAAAACAATGTGAGCTCAGTCATAATGCCGTTGCATTAGATAAAGTTGGTTCTGAAGTATCAAATGCTAATGTTGAAGATCAAGATATTAGCATGAGAAAAGAGCCAATGGCTTACTTAGAGTATAAAGAAGAAACTCCTGAAACGGCGCCTATTTATAACAACTGCCATTGCATGTCCAACTTTATTAATTCTATTAGACCACCTTTAAGAAATTGTGacatttataatcaataatcccttcttttgtttattactttaattaattatatacgcaATGGAATCCTTGTTTTGCAATATGACAAAGAAATGTAACATATGtcgattttttcataataaaataataaaaacaacagcAAAAACTATGTATttgaaaatcataattaaatttcacactcgaataaaatttcatctacattttgatataatagcataatattattataaagctgCATAATGCTTTATAAATCTTGCCGATGGATCCGACACTTGGACCCATTTGGGCATCCAGTAATATGGTGTAAAGTTATGTTGACCCGaaaaagatttttcaaatatgtatcGGTAATACTTAGATTCAGGAGTGTTGGGTTGAACTCCGGGATAGCAAGGAATTTCATTTGGCAATCTTTCTCTAATTATTTCATCAATCGTTGTGAATAAGGACTTTTTCACAGAAGCGACGCCGTCACTAAATGCTTCTTTATGTCTGAATAAAATTGTGTCCGGTAACAGGCCACTCTTGGCAAAACTGTTACGGAGTAAATGCTTTTCCACGCCGTTTTGAGGCTGGCGTAAAGAAGGTTCGATATTAAGATAGTGGTTAGTAAACTGAATATCTAAGAATGGTACTCGAAGTTCCAAGCTAAATGCACTTGTTGTTCGATCTGCTCTTAATCcatcgtataaatatatatctgaaaGCAGACGTATACTTTCATCGTGAGCAGCTTTAGTATCTGGAGCATCTCTAAAGTAAATGTACCCTTGAGCTACTTCATCTGCCCCTTCACCACTAAATACGACCGTAGTGTCTGTGTTTTCTTTAATGTACTTTGCAAGAAGATACATCGGTAAGCTAGCTCGTATAGTTGTAATATCGTATGATTCTAAATGATATATTACATTATCTAATTCTTGTTTTACAtcattttcatcaaatttgacTTCATGATGTTCGGTTCCAAGGTATTCTGCAACTGTGCGAGCAGCGATAAGATCAGGAGAATCTCCCATGCCTATCgcaaatgtttgtattttatatggcAGTTTGTGTATTTTGGCTAACTTTACTACTAAAGCCGTAATAAGTGATGAATCTAAACCTCCACTAAGAAGACATCCTATCCGTCTATCGGACATTAATCTTTTCTTACAAGCTGCTTCTAATAAATAAGCAGTTTTTTCATAAACACTTAACTCTGAGATTTCTTCTTCAGATACGAACGGTAAAAAGCGAGGTGCAGTACCAGGCGTAAAATACTGTTCAGTTTTGTTAAGTTTAACTTTACCTCCCTCTAACATATCCCATTCTTCTAAATGCCCTGGAGGAAATTGACCTAAAGTCGACGTTTCGCTTGCCTTTTGTTTTAATCCAATCAAACCTTTGGCTTCTGAACAAATTGCCATAAAACCATTTTCATCATCTTGTAACTTAAATAGGGGTCTGACACCGTATGGATCCCTAGAAAtgaaaatttttcttttttcaccATCGACCAAACAAAATGCGAATACACCATCAAGTTTTTTAACGGCATCAGAAATGCCAAAGTTTTCGTAACAGTGAATAATGGCCTCCACGTCGCAGTTTGTTTCATATGGGAAATTGTATTGATCTTGAAGTCGTTTGTAGTTGTATATTTCACCGTTACAAATGAGAGTTATTCGAGGGTAACGATGTAATCGCATAGGTTGCATACCATGTAGACCATCAACAATAGCGAGTCTTTGGAAACCAAGTGTAGCGAGAGGTTCTCTTGCGTCTTGCTCTATTCGCCATGCGTCCGGTCCGCGGTGTACTATTGCGGAAAAACATTTAAGGCAGGTGGCGCTGAGACCTCCCTCAGTTCCAAATGTTGCCCAAATTCCACACATTTTCTGAAaagttaattgaatattaattatttaagcaaaatGAAGTTCAtcgtatttattcatatattctttgattattataaCTTCGCATAAACATACAATGTGATTATTGCGTCATTTATTTTGGTTATGATCGTCCAATAGACataaaaacataacttttaTTTGGACTCGTCCACATTGCCTTAGATatcgttttataataacaatatatggaTATTTTTAGCTGTATAAGCTAGCCAATAGAAAATAAAGGCTGATGATCTCGAGATTCTGGATTCAAATCCAGCATCAGTACGGAAATTAGTAGGTCTTTCTgttaagaaattctcagtaatagccccaaatatttaattttggcaACGTATGACATACATAGCGTGCCTGAAAAAGTAGGCAAAGCATTTGTTTCTGCGCCTGAAGTTTCTAGGTAGCAAATAAAGTACTCCAACCTTCTCTTGCATTATAATATGTCCTTCACAGTTGGATATTCTCCATCAGGAATGGACAGCTTGAGcacgaaacaaatataaaattctactTAAAATAGATAAGTAACagttaaatatttgatgtaCTTCGTGATAGTGCAcgatatttcaaaatacattaaacgAAAGAAATTAAACGTTTTCATttgatattctatatattttgataaaatatttaatagtccgtatttattttagattgaaAAAATGCCTTATTTCGTTTAAAGACAGAATAAATACgtgtttatgaatatttataagacgaaattttttttattttttgttttaaatatttaaataatttatacatatttatgacttttcGATTGCTTGTAGTAATCTGctattgtaaatgttaaaaattattgatttgtaAGACAAGCATATCTAAGCCGGCATTTTTTCGTACCATCTGGATGAAGGACACGTAGGAAAATGAAAATATCCGGGTGAATCATTGACTTATATGTaccaatacatataaattaatatggtttgtatgtacatatttgcaGTTATACGATGTAACCAAAATAGCTccattaatgtatatttttcaatttcatcaaaatttacttaacaCTTATTGCTTACCAATACATAattgatttagttttaaataaatacactgtgcaattttgtatttataaatgtggATTTTATTAGAAACTAGCAGACCCGGCCACTCATTGCTGTGGTTACGTTACAGTCAAAAAGCTCTGAAACGCGctcaatataatgatataaatattcaatggttATTGCGTGttcaaaaaaaaacagcaatcattttataaattaaatatagtccaaatcaataaagtaattgaatattatataaataatattaaaccaaacattataatttttaaattacacttcGCTTCCTTTTTTTTGCCGGTTCCTacggaataaattaaaattatatcaattaatcaCGCCAATATTACCTTTGAATTTCAgcagtttatttttctttcaggTCGAAGTAAAAGTATTGTTAGCTGTTTAAAATCTAACGTGGCAGTTTAAaatccaattataataaatacttataattatttcaattacgtTTTAGGTTACTTTGAGTAAGTACCTATTTgttaaaacatacttttttcgTATTTATTCACGATTTTGTATGGCACAATCAGGTAAACTTCGTTGCTACTCGTACTTCTAAAAGTACTACTAGTGTCACTAGTAGTTCACTACTAGTTTAAGACACATAGACACACGTGTAGATACAGTCTACAAGTCAACTTGACTTCGACGATCGACACAAATAATGTCATAGTGGTTAGCCTTAGCATTTAGCAGTATAATACAGGGTTACCACATTATTCACATGTGttggaaactaaaaaaaatatgttacaaattttccaccattattcaaattatttttgataaatcatTATAATGGAAATAGAAGTAACAAAATTGGTTAGTTCTTGCGTAATATAATATTGCCCATTTGAATTATATGTAGCTTTTCTGTAAGCCATCTTATTATGGATTAAAATCATAACATTTACGGGTTTTGTAATTTCATAACGGCTCGCCTTAATGCAGTCAGTAGATTCGACCAGCGTCAGAATTAACCTTTAaacgattaataaaaacaaggttactgagaaataaaactaataaatattagaatcaGTAATACCAATAACATAAATAGACGTTTAGGTTTGCatgatgtatttatattaatttcagctTAAATATATGCTCAAATATatacttgtaaaataataacggCATAAAGGCAGCTTATTTCAACATACGTAATGTATTCATCAACGTTttgaaatagttaaaaaatatatgtgatactttatgtataatttcaatttaaaattaatttagacgAATAGTGGGAAAACCAGACGGACTGGCAGCCCTTTTGACAACCGAGCTACACCGAAAAGGTACCATTTATCCCAGGAAAAGAGCGAGATAGAActattagaataataatgaGAGCGAAAGAAGTATACATATTAGAACAAGTTTAGATtgaattatgtacatatttacaaGTAATATCAGCTAAATGACGCAATATATGAAGTACACCTGTGTATATGTTGCATCATCTTTTGATTATATAGGAAATAATAACAGCGTGATCCAGTGATCAagacaaatcaataaaaaatactaaataaatccTGAAAATACCTGTATAGGTACTACAAAACACAAACAATAGGTACACTATTAGAGTATTTTGCGAGATGCCAAGCTACGATGAGGCAATAAATACTCTTTACGCACTTCTCCCCTATATATCCATTTTATCTATCTACCCAGCCACCTATTCAATTATCCATTTGTTAAGTTCTCTCATTACACAACCTGCTAACAATCtaagatgtatttaaaaaatgtaagctTTAATATCTAGTTCAACCTTCCGCTCAATTAATCGACTAGGTATTGTCTGTATATGTAGTCAAGTAAAGTTAGTCGTACCTATATACTAAAAGACTCGGCATCAAACAATTGGAGCAAGTAGTCAAGCAACGGGAAAAAATTCTCTACGACTCTACATATCCTCTGGACTCGGAAATGTTTACAGAATGGATCTTCCTGAGAAAATCTCTAAAACTTCTCGCTATTTTTGAGATCAAtgtgctaaaaaaatatatatgttcaataattataatagtcacTCGAGTACTTTTGGCCATGTCCGGCCCTGTGTATCTATTCCATGATAGTTTTCATTGCATTGGAgattggatttatttatttagtaattttgtttgtattggttataactttttcatttaattattatagtattcatCGCCATCTATCCTTAAGTGGATGAAACAATTTGAATTCTTCTTTTGTATAATAAGTACTTGTTATTGTTCATAGATGgcgttgttaaaatatttttaactcgtTTGTATtgcttagtattttaatttaaaattaaattgaaataattttgccgttaaaataattaaagtaaaaaattttgGGGACAattgtattatgtttaaatttgtttatgaaatgattaaatatattaaatattttctattacagCCTAAATGcttaacctgtaaatttcccactgctggactaaggcctaaTCTCCGTCTGAGGATAAGAtctagagcatattccaccacgctgctctaatggtGGTTGaaggaatacacgtgtggcagaatttcgttgaaattagacacatgtaggttttacatgtgtctaatttcaacgaaattgctcgagttgaattataaacacaaattaaacacatgaaaattcagtggtggccTGAgtatgaacccgcaatcatcggttaaggtgcacgcgttctaaccactggggcatCTCGGTATTAAATGTAGATTTTCAATTTGCAGTAGATTTCCaacactaatttaaattaaggttttcaaatacaaatttaattattaacgaaTTTTACTATAtaccgttataaataaaatgcttataactaattattaaacTTACAACATAACTGATAAAACTTTCTTTAAGCTATCTGTAATAGTCTTTATTTAGTTTCTGTGCACGCTCTCAGTTGTATGTGTGCGATGCCGGTGTAAGTTTGCTCCAAGAGGAACCGAGATATACGTCGTCGACCTTGCTTGATTGGGCATCACCAATAAATATGTAGCACCCGGACACCGCCTGCGCCCTGTGCTTTCGGAGAAAGTGTCAACATATCGTCCCGCACAGATTTATTAGGCGACTAAAGGGTGCGTCGGGATTATCGATCACGTACaacaatttttgaaaaatattaaaaaat is part of the Vanessa atalanta chromosome 10, ilVanAtal1.2, whole genome shotgun sequence genome and encodes:
- the LOC125066951 gene encoding asparagine synthetase [glutamine-hydrolyzing]; this translates as MCGIWATFGTEGGLSATCLKCFSAIVHRGPDAWRIEQDAREPLATLGFQRLAIVDGLHGMQPMRLHRYPRITLICNGEIYNYKRLQDQYNFPYETNCDVEAIIHCYENFGISDAVKKLDGVFAFCLVDGEKRKIFISRDPYGVRPLFKLQDDENGFMAICSEAKGLIGLKQKASETSTLGQFPPGHLEEWDMLEGGKVKLNKTEQYFTPGTAPRFLPFVSEEEISELSVYEKTAYLLEAACKKRLMSDRRIGCLLSGGLDSSLITALVVKLAKIHKLPYKIQTFAIGMGDSPDLIAARTVAEYLGTEHHEVKFDENDVKQELDNVIYHLESYDITTIRASLPMYLLAKYIKENTDTTVVFSGEGADEVAQGYIYFRDAPDTKAAHDESIRLLSDIYLYDGLRADRTTSAFSLELRVPFLDIQFTNHYLNIEPSLRQPQNGVEKHLLRNSFAKSGLLPDTILFRHKEAFSDGVASVKKSLFTTIDEIIRERLPNEIPCYPGVQPNTPESKYYRYIFEKSFSGQHNFTPYYWMPKWVQVSDPSARFIKHYAAL
- the LOC125066952 gene encoding uncharacterized protein LOC125066952, with the translated sequence MWKIIPNSSCILEPEELRYLKQLLAKNICNCKICKGYEKSLENIIDYHDKQNQVTEQCFVKEISRAVSAQKFHQVPSLHNTLCPGCYMALNLSRQKDVKIFKDEEIETKTEMFSCDKSTEKAYNVAEKSTSDTKQCELSHNAVALDKVGSEVSNANVEDQDISMRKEPMAYLEYKEETPETAPIYNNCHCMSNFINSIRPPLRNCDIYNQ